TGGCTGAAAGAGTGAAATCACAAGGCTGGTCTCGTCCTCTCCTACGTGTTTCGTGACCTAATTGAGTGCTCAGGATAACCAAAAGAGTTGAGGACAAGACAGAGAAGATTCTCCATAGTGCATTTCCACATCGGGTGGGGGGACAAAGCTAAAATGAAGGACATTATAACTCCAGGACATCCCAAAGACCTTGAGACAGTGACATGGTCacattttcttgtgaatgctgttatCAAATGCTATGTGACTGTGATCTTGCTGCAGGTAAGTTTTCCCTTGCACCTATGCACACACGTGACatttatatgacaataaacttgactttgacaaaTTAATCCAACTCAGGTGACAGAATGCACCTCCTGTTGCCTTACACTTTGAATTATTATATAGATACtgacgtttactcagctctgtgctgaactgaggctgttgcctgctccagctgcagtgataccgggctttgtgtctgtacactcactttcattctaaaaGTTATTTGCTTTTACTGTTTGTATGGCtcgtttctttctctctctgcacattagcTGTTTGACTGTCTTTTTTGTAAAAATAGTTCTTTTGGGCTTCTTTGTTtcttggctgcctgtaaggaaacaaatctcgaggttgtatacagtattcatacttcgataataaatgaaatTTGAACTGAGGGTGGTGCAAGGTTAATTAGTTCCTGATGTCATGTGGTAGGGCTCACTGATATTACGGAATCACATTGGGCTGGGGTAAGAGGCACTGTAAATGATGCTGGGCTTTGAAACTCTTGCAGAGGATCACAAGAGCAACTTTATATGTTCCCAAAACACAATGAAGTCCATTAAACAAAACCATATTATATCAGGGGCTCAACAACAGGTTCTCATTTTCAGACTCGTACTAAATATCAACCTTATCAAAAAGATCCTACCCACGTGGACAGACTCTCCGAAGACAAAGGCACAGATAGGCAATAAATCTATTTGCTGCATCACCCCGTGTGCTGTGGCAGACAAACATTCAACTTTCCAGGCACACTCCACTCACTCACAAGTACAGGAAGAACATAAGCAAATAAGCCCAACCTGTTCCTCCAACAGGGACTGGAAATTCTTGCGAAAACGCTGCTTAAAGTGATCCCCGcgtgtttttttcttcttctttgctGAAACGAGAGTCAATCACCAATGTGTTGCCAGCCAAATTAATAATCAACCCATCTCCTAAAGCAGCCTCCCAAACCCCATCTCATTGCTCATTTCCACCAGTTCCCCCCTCCATACAACACAGTAAAACTCCAGTTGccactccttccctcccactcCATTGATCCACCCATCACCCGTTCACGTTCTTCCTTCTCCTACCAGACTCAGCGTGAGGGTCGTCAAACTGTGGCAGGCGCTTCAGCTGCGGGAGGTTGGCATGGGGATCATCCTGGAAGTTGTCCTTCTCCAAAGCGTCGAGCTGCCGGTTGAGGCGTCGTTGGCGGGTGGCCTGGTCCAGGACCCGCCGTTGCCCACCATCCTGGGACCGGCCTGAACAGAACGGGCCCCGGTAGAAGACAACAGCTGAGAGCCTGTCTCAATTTGTCCACCGAATGTCCTCTccctcactccacccttcccctTCCACCTTAACCCTCACTCTTCACTCCTTTACCTCACAACCCCAACACACTCATCTTCACCCCAAACTTGTTTCTGCATCGACTTCTCAACTTTCGTCCCCACTAACTCCATCTCGTTCCCCTCAACCCCTGCTCCTTCCCCACCCGGTCATCCTGCCCACTTCACCTCCAAAATCCCTCCTTTTCTGCCAACCCTACCCTCCCCTCCAGCCAACCCCAGACCTCCACCTTCTCCCCGCCCCTCTCCCTAACCCCACTCACCAATTCCTcatccccttcctccccctccccacttccccctctccctgtccccgctaccccctccctctcccctacccctactccctctctcttcccctacctccttccctccctcctccctcctctcctcccttctccccctccactctccccctctccctgtccccccaccccctccctctccctgtcccccctaccccctccctctcccctaccccttCGCTCCCCCTACCcctactccctctctctcccctacccccctctctttccctaccccctcccctccctcccccccttccctccctccctccctccctcctccccttccctccctccctcctccccttccctccctccctccctccctcctccccttccctccctccctccctccctcctccccttccctccctccctcctcccccttccctccctccctcctcccccttccctccctcctcccccttccctccctccctccctcctccccttccctccctccccccttccctccctccctcctccccctccctccctccctccccttccctccctccctccctcctcccccttccctccctccctccctcctcccccttccctccctccctccctccctcctcccccttccctccctcccccccttccctccctccctcctcccccttccctccctcccttccctccctccctcctcccccttccctccctcccttcctcccccttccctccctcccttcctcccccttccctccctcccttcctcccccttccctccctcccttcctcccccttccctccctcccttcctcccccttccctccctcccttcctcccccttccctccctcccttcctcccccttccctccctccctccctcctcccccttccctccctccctcctcccccttccctccctccctcctcccccttccctccctccatcctcccccttccctccctccatcctcccccttccctccctccatcacactTCCACTTCCTGCCGCTGCGCCTCACCCTCTAGTTTACCTGTGCTCTCGCGTTTTTTCTCAACCATGTTGCCGCTTCCCCGTGGGGGGTGGGGAGTATTTCAGCGCTGCACCGCTCGCCACTGGGTTGGGGAAACTACAACGAGGTGCACTTCCGCCTCCGTAGACAGCGGCGCCTGCGGCTGCAGGCGGGATTGCATGCAGATCCCCGCCTGCTGGAAGATTCGCGGTCGGGAGGTGCGGTGGTGCTAGGTTTGGAGATTTACAGCAGCCGAGGGAATTAGAATTTATTTATAAGGGAAGATTAAATGGAATGTTGTAAAAGCATGGATTTTAAGTTACTTGTGGAAGGGATGATCGGTGGGCTTTGAGAGCTCTCAGCCCGAGACAGAAATCCTCGCCAAGATCATAAAATACCTGTACCCCTGTATTCGCATTTAAAGATGTACAATTTTTTGCTCTGTAACAAGCCACgaactcatggtattacaggaaagattcttgcatggataaagcagtggctgactggcagggggcaaagagtgggaataaagggagccttttctggttggctgccggtgacttgtCGTGTCCTctagggtctgtgttgggaccgattctttttacattatatgccaatgatttggatgatggaattgttggctcTGTGGCAAactttgcagacgatatgaagataggtggcggGACAGGtagtttgaggaagtagagaggctacagaaggacagattaggagaatgggcaaagtggcagatggaatgcagtgtcaggaagtgtatggtcatgcactttggtagaagaaatgaaagggttgactattttctaaatgagtggatgtgcagaggatggtgGGGTTGGTCCAAGATCGGaggggcacagactcagaatggaggggtgtccttttagaatgaaaatgagtaggaatttcagagagtggtgaatctgtggaatttgttgccacagccaagtctgtatgtatacttaaggcagaggacgatggattcttgattggtcagggcatgtagGGATACGTTGGGGGGAGCGGGCGGGAGATTGGGGGACTGAAAGGAAAATTGTATCaactgtgatgaaatggcagagcagactcgatgggccaaatggccaaattctgctcctataccttatggtcttatgacttgAAAGCAGGGGTTCCAGGTTTGTAATCTCAGGACTACTCTCTGTGCTGTGTGCTAGCAAGGTAGGAAGTAGTCCCGTTAAATACATGGCCAAGGCgctggtgcaggagggaaggttTCAGATACATGGATCACTTTGGTTGTCGTCACTGCACAGTTTTgggaacagctgtggaggcttgtaaactcaaccctccccaccagcgaggacatcttcaaaaggcaacagATTAAACAGATGAAGGGCCTTAAACATCGATGGCTTGTTCCTGCCTGGGCTGCCGAGTTCCTGCAGCATCGCGTGTGTTTGTCTTCATGAGGTGGTGTCCGTCAGTGAGGTCCCTCACCGTCCAAAATGCTCAGAGCATGGCCCCAGGGAGTCAGACCATCTGGTTTTGAGATTGGTCAATGGACACTCCTGCTTTTTGGGCTTTGACCACTTATGGATTCTCTAGTGAGCCTTTCATTCATTTGAAGGAATTTTTCACAGAACGGGGCTCCCGGAGACCCTCAGAGGGGAGCATCACCCTTGGCAGTCAATGTTCACAACTGTCGGAGTAAATGGTGCCATCTCACAAACGACATGAGACTGAGCCCTGGTGGGAAGGGCCAGGGACGGGAGGTTAGAGTACTGATGCCTTCAAGCTCGGAGGCTCAAAAGCGGCTCATTTTGGCGTTTGAGACCTGTCTCTGCGAAGGTGGGAAAGAAGATTTtattctagctatcctcctttccctcccaccgccttcttattccttttcttttccagccctgaagaagggtctgggcccgaagcACCTGCTGTTCATTCACTTCTctcggtgctgcctgacctactgagttgctgccacgttctgtgtgtgttgccttgtttTGTTATTGAAGCTTTTGTTCTGTGAACTGTGTGGACACGCTCTGCTGGCACTGCAATGGGTGGTGAaacttgcgagctgcccccagcacatacttaggtcgtgttggttgttaattcaaacaatgcatttcactgtacagaactgtgcaaaggtctcaggCACATACCTATAGTTAGAGTGCCTGAGGCATTTACACATCGCTGTTGtagtttaatgtattgcactgtaccgctgccacatttaaaaaaaaaatcatgacatatgagtgatgataaaccgggTTCTGAAATGGGTCTCTAAGGTGGACCAAGTGGGAAGCGAGCGTggagagggagcaggaagagagacgttctgtaatgatcaataagccaattgtttggaatcaaatgatcttgccgggcatctcagggctgggtgtgtctgcacccacagcaCCCCTTgctcctggcactcctctgccacctgccccacaacCCTCCCGCAGTACTCCGCCCTTAGCATCCtcaacaccctttgctcccgtCAGATTTACAATGGCACTCTCTGCTCctcgttgacaaatacagtactgttcaaaagtcttaggcatcctagctaaaTATTTGTATATAtccctaagacctttgcacagtgctgtgtgtCAGTATAAATGTGAGAAGGAAATGAATCTGATTTACTGGGAGAGATAGGAGGCAAACCAGCAGAGACTTTTCAGTGAAACATTAATCCCAGCTTTGCCTGCCTACAATTGTTCAGCC
The DNA window shown above is from Mobula birostris isolate sMobBir1 chromosome 5, sMobBir1.hap1, whole genome shotgun sequence and carries:
- the znhit1 gene encoding zinc finger HIT domain-containing protein 1 codes for the protein MVEKKRESTGRSQDGGQRRVLDQATRQRRLNRQLDALEKDNFQDDPHANLPQLKRLPQFDDPHAESAKKKKKTRGDHFKQRFRKNFQSLLEEQNLSSTEGPNYLTACVGPSKLPQRHFCAVCGFPSNYTCVSCGARYCCVKCQGTHQETRCLKWTV